Proteins from a single region of Diaphorobacter limosus:
- a CDS encoding GTP pyrophosphokinase, giving the protein MAAITPDGTYHRMSSSTHLAREEAAFHAFYALERPALEQARVFFKDLLQTILAQARHIDIAKIESRVKDRDECLRKFSRKYRTTLEESGVPYEIRPYITDLIGVRVVCLYEDELEKVAQIVQSHFDVIDVTDKVSAMEGTEASFGYKGLHLDLRLNAAQAALPQHAAYVHQPFELQVRTIIQDAWSVLDHKIKYKKSIPAQLKRRINVLSALFELADREFLQIRDATAAELQRAPDETTEADPPGARPALAGSELNAFTFLKIANHFFKDVEFEGQKVDQFVDDIRAWSPAITRARFNALMRETLATVKRYKQYYEERNPESSFNPFTVMRHCLYLGDKQLFRRALRNTSREAFEAWLQGTT; this is encoded by the coding sequence ATGGCGGCCATCACCCCCGACGGCACCTACCACCGCATGTCTTCTTCCACCCATCTTGCACGCGAGGAAGCCGCCTTCCACGCCTTCTATGCGCTGGAGCGCCCGGCCCTGGAGCAGGCCCGCGTCTTTTTCAAGGATTTGCTGCAGACCATTCTTGCGCAGGCGCGCCACATCGACATAGCCAAGATCGAAAGCCGCGTGAAAGACCGCGACGAATGTCTGCGCAAGTTCTCGCGCAAGTACCGCACGACGCTGGAAGAAAGCGGCGTTCCCTATGAAATCCGCCCCTACATCACCGACCTGATAGGCGTGCGCGTGGTCTGCCTGTATGAGGACGAGCTGGAGAAGGTGGCGCAGATCGTGCAATCGCACTTCGACGTGATCGACGTAACCGACAAGGTCAGCGCCATGGAGGGCACCGAGGCCTCTTTCGGCTACAAGGGCCTGCATCTGGATCTGCGCCTGAACGCCGCCCAGGCCGCCTTGCCGCAGCATGCTGCTTATGTCCATCAGCCCTTCGAGTTACAGGTGCGCACTATCATCCAGGACGCGTGGAGCGTGCTGGATCACAAGATCAAGTACAAAAAATCGATTCCGGCTCAGCTCAAGCGCCGTATCAACGTGCTGTCGGCGCTGTTCGAGCTGGCCGACCGCGAGTTTCTTCAGATCCGCGACGCGACGGCGGCCGAGCTGCAACGCGCGCCCGACGAGACCACCGAGGCCGACCCGCCCGGCGCCCGGCCCGCGCTAGCGGGCAGCGAGCTCAATGCTTTCACCTTTTTGAAGATCGCCAACCACTTCTTCAAGGATGTGGAATTCGAGGGCCAGAAGGTCGATCAGTTCGTGGACGACATCCGCGCCTGGTCACCCGCCATCACCCGTGCCCGCTTCAATGCACTGATGCGCGAAACCCTGGCCACCGTCAAGCGCTACAAGCAGTATTACGAAGAGCGCAACCCCGAGAGCAGCTTCAACCCCTTCACGGTGATGCGCCACTGCCTGTATCTGGGCGACAAGCAGCTGTTCCGTCGTGCTTTACGCAACACTTCGCGTGAGGCCTTCGAAGCCTGGCTGCAAGGAACCACCTGA
- a CDS encoding PilT/PilU family type 4a pilus ATPase, translated as MSTMERILRLMGEKKASDVYLSANAPALIKINGECVPINNQLLPPDAPRNLLAEIVPPDRIEELEETGELNMGVPLAGVGRFRVSAMRQRGTYAVVIRFIAQEIPKLSTLNLPPVLSELIMEKRGLILVVGATGSGKSTTLAAMIDERNEAMTGHILTVEDPVEYQFKNKKSIVNQREIGGDTQSLQTALKNALRQAPDVILIGEIRDRETMSAAIAYAQSGHLCLATLHGNNSYHALNRILSFYPVEVRSTMLGDLGSALKAIISQRLVRTKTGERLPAAEIMLNTKLVADLIEQSDFSGVREAMEKSMAEGSQTFEEALAQMILSDKIDRKEGLSYADSPTNLMWRLQNDFTIAARAAKAQQEASQQPEDEEPSFTEIVLDVKPA; from the coding sequence ATGAGCACGATGGAACGCATATTGCGCCTGATGGGCGAGAAGAAGGCCTCCGACGTCTACCTGTCGGCGAATGCGCCGGCCCTGATCAAGATCAACGGCGAATGCGTGCCCATCAACAACCAGCTGCTGCCGCCCGATGCGCCGCGCAACCTGCTGGCCGAGATCGTGCCGCCCGACCGCATCGAGGAGCTGGAGGAGACGGGAGAGCTCAACATGGGTGTCCCGCTCGCTGGCGTGGGGCGCTTTCGTGTCAGCGCCATGCGCCAGCGCGGCACCTACGCGGTGGTGATCCGTTTCATCGCCCAAGAGATACCCAAGCTGTCCACCCTGAATCTGCCGCCCGTGCTCAGCGAGCTGATCATGGAAAAGCGCGGCCTGATCCTGGTCGTCGGCGCCACCGGTTCAGGCAAGAGCACGACACTGGCGGCCATGATCGACGAGCGCAACGAGGCCATGACGGGCCATATCCTCACCGTCGAAGACCCGGTCGAATACCAGTTCAAGAACAAGAAGTCCATCGTCAACCAGCGCGAGATCGGCGGCGACACGCAGTCGCTGCAGACGGCGTTGAAGAACGCCCTGCGCCAGGCGCCGGACGTGATCCTGATTGGCGAGATCCGCGACCGCGAGACCATGTCGGCGGCCATCGCCTATGCCCAGTCGGGCCACCTGTGCCTGGCCACGCTGCATGGCAACAACAGCTACCACGCGCTCAACCGCATTTTGTCGTTCTACCCAGTCGAGGTGCGCTCCACCATGCTGGGCGACCTGGGCTCGGCCCTCAAGGCCATCATCTCGCAGCGCCTGGTGCGCACCAAGACGGGCGAGCGCCTGCCGGCGGCCGAGATCATGCTCAACACCAAGCTGGTGGCCGACCTGATCGAGCAGAGCGACTTCTCCGGCGTGCGCGAGGCCATGGAGAAATCCATGGCCGAAGGCTCGCAGACTTTCGAGGAAGCCCTGGCGCAGATGATCCTGAGCGACAAGATCGACCGCAAGGAAGGCCTGTCCTACGCCGACTCGCCCACCAACCTCATGTGGCGCCTGCAAAACGACTTCACCATCGCCGCCCGCGCCGCCAAGGCGCAGCAGGAGGCGAGCCAGCAGCCCGAGGACGAAGAGCCTTCGTTCACCGAGATCGTGCTGGACGTCAAGCCTGCCTGA
- the dapE gene encoding succinyl-diaminopimelate desuccinylase: protein MSPTLQLTEQLIARPSITPEDAGCLDLLTERLAPLGFACERLDSGPPSFRVSNLWAKRPAASVNKAQEAIKTIVFAGHTDVVPTGPVEQWGSPPFQPTQRDGRLYGRGASDMKTSIAAFIVAVEEFLAATPEPAIAIAFLLTSDEEGPSVDGTKVVVERLRARGERLDWCIVGEPTSVTSTGDMIKNGRRGTLSGRLAVKGVQGHIAYPQLARNPIHQAVPALAELAATEWDQGNAFFQPTSWQMSNIHAGTGATNVIPGQVVIDFNFRFSTESTADGLKARVHALLDRHGLDYDLAWTLGGQPFLTTPGELVDAVQQAIAAETGLATELSTTGGTSDGRFIAQICPEVVELGPPNDSIHKIDENIRLVDIEPLTNIYRRTLENLNARAAA, encoded by the coding sequence ATGTCCCCCACCCTGCAACTGACCGAACAACTCATCGCCCGCCCCTCCATCACCCCCGAGGACGCGGGCTGCCTGGATCTGCTGACCGAACGCCTGGCCCCGCTGGGCTTTGCCTGCGAGCGGCTGGACAGCGGGCCGCCCAGCTTCCGCGTCAGCAATCTATGGGCAAAAAGGCCTGCAGCGTCCGTCAATAAAGCGCAAGAAGCTATTAAAACAATAGTGTTTGCCGGCCATACCGACGTGGTGCCCACCGGCCCCGTGGAGCAATGGGGCAGCCCGCCGTTCCAGCCCACGCAGCGCGACGGCCGGCTGTACGGGCGCGGTGCCAGCGACATGAAGACGTCGATCGCCGCCTTCATCGTCGCCGTCGAGGAGTTCCTGGCCGCCACGCCCGAGCCGGCCATCGCCATCGCCTTTTTGCTCACCAGCGACGAGGAAGGCCCGTCGGTGGACGGCACGAAGGTGGTGGTCGAGAGGCTGCGCGCACGCGGCGAGCGCCTGGACTGGTGCATCGTGGGCGAACCGACATCGGTCACGAGCACCGGCGACATGATCAAGAACGGCCGTCGCGGCACGCTCTCGGGCCGGCTCGCCGTGAAGGGCGTGCAAGGCCATATCGCCTACCCGCAGCTGGCGCGCAACCCCATCCACCAGGCGGTGCCCGCGCTGGCCGAGCTGGCCGCCACCGAGTGGGACCAGGGCAACGCCTTCTTCCAGCCGACCAGCTGGCAGATGAGCAACATCCACGCCGGCACCGGCGCGACCAACGTCATCCCCGGCCAGGTGGTGATCGACTTCAACTTCCGCTTCAGTACCGAATCCACCGCCGATGGCCTGAAGGCCCGCGTGCATGCGCTGCTCGATCGCCACGGCCTGGACTACGACCTGGCCTGGACGCTGGGCGGCCAGCCCTTCCTGACCACGCCGGGCGAGCTGGTCGATGCCGTGCAGCAGGCCATTGCCGCCGAAACCGGCCTGGCCACCGAGCTCTCCACCACCGGCGGCACCAGCGACGGCCGCTTCATCGCCCAGATCTGCCCCGAGGTGGTCGAACTCGGCCCGCCCAACGACAGCATCCACAAGATCGACGAGAACATCCGCCTGGTGGACATAGAGCCCCTGACGAACATCTACCGCCGCACGCTGGAGAACCTGAACGCGCGGGCCGCGGCATGA
- the dapC gene encoding succinyldiaminopimelate transaminase, translating to MNPLLSRLQPYPFERLRQLFAGVTPSAQHSAISLGIGEPRHATPRFIQEALAANLAGLASYPSTLGEPRLREACAAWMQRRYGIAVDAATQLLPVNGSREALFAFTQTVVDASRPGATVVCPNPFYQIYEGATLLAGANPHFAPSDPARNFAVDWDSVPDAVWQRTQLLFVCSPGNPTGAVMPLAEWEKLFALSDRHGFVIASDECYSEIYFRDEPPLGGLEAAAKLGRDDYRNLIAFTSLSKRSNVPGLRSGFVAGDATLIKAFLLYRTYHGSAMGLAVQAASIAAWNDEAHVEDNRALYRAKFAQVTPLLDQAMQVSLPDAGFYLWAQVPEALGMSDTDFARQLLAQYNVTVLPGSYLARETDGINPGAQRVRMALVAEADECLQAAQRIVQFIRSHT from the coding sequence ATGAACCCCCTGCTCTCCCGACTGCAGCCCTACCCATTCGAGCGGCTGCGACAGCTTTTCGCGGGGGTTACCCCGTCTGCGCAGCACAGTGCCATCAGCCTGGGCATTGGCGAGCCGCGCCACGCCACACCGCGTTTCATCCAGGAAGCGCTTGCCGCCAACCTGGCGGGCCTGGCCAGCTACCCATCAACCTTGGGCGAGCCGCGCTTGCGCGAGGCCTGCGCGGCCTGGATGCAACGCCGCTATGGCATTGCCGTGGATGCGGCTACACAGCTGCTGCCCGTCAACGGCTCGCGTGAGGCCTTATTCGCGTTCACACAAACGGTGGTCGATGCCTCGCGGCCCGGTGCCACCGTGGTCTGCCCCAATCCGTTCTATCAAATCTACGAAGGTGCCACCCTGCTGGCCGGCGCCAACCCGCATTTCGCCCCCAGTGACCCGGCGCGCAACTTTGCCGTTGACTGGGACAGCGTGCCCGATGCCGTGTGGCAGCGAACGCAGCTGCTGTTCGTGTGCTCTCCCGGCAACCCCACGGGCGCCGTGATGCCCTTGGCCGAGTGGGAGAAGCTGTTTGCGCTCAGCGACCGCCATGGCTTCGTGATTGCCTCTGATGAGTGCTACAGCGAAATTTACTTTCGCGACGAGCCCCCTTTGGGTGGCCTGGAGGCTGCGGCCAAACTGGGGCGCGACGATTACCGCAACCTGATCGCCTTCACCAGCCTGTCCAAGCGCAGCAACGTGCCCGGCCTGCGCAGCGGCTTTGTCGCCGGCGACGCCACGCTCATCAAGGCCTTTTTGCTCTACCGCACCTACCACGGCAGCGCCATGGGCCTGGCGGTGCAGGCGGCCAGCATAGCCGCATGGAACGACGAGGCCCATGTGGAGGACAACCGCGCCCTGTACCGTGCCAAGTTTGCCCAGGTCACGCCGCTGCTGGACCAGGCCATGCAGGTCAGCCTGCCCGACGCCGGCTTCTACCTCTGGGCCCAGGTTCCCGAGGCGCTGGGCATGAGCGATACCGACTTCGCCCGCCAACTGCTGGCTCAATACAATGTGACGGTGCTGCCGGGCAGCTACCTGGCGCGCGAGACGGATGGCATCAATCCTGGCGCCCAGCGCGTGCGCATGGCCCTGGTGGCCGAGGCCGACGAGTGCCTGCAGGCCGCCCAGCGCATCGTGCAATTCATCCGCTCCCATACCTGA
- a CDS encoding methyl-accepting chemotaxis protein, which translates to MADLFILRPGIWLMRRLRFSAKLALLAGVAVLAQMLVAGVQGLGSQVHWWVSGLAVLAVVYLAVALRISVIQDMRQLSMSMHRAAHGDLCARVQLKGADELAHMGLQLDRMVLTLSAMVADIRSNAALVAHAGQTLASDNLELAGRTEQQAASLQQTVASVAQLSSAVNGNAQTAGVADQHAIELRTMAEAGTQAMARAVDSVQGIQNDARRMGEIIQVIDSIAFQTNILALNAAVEAARAGEQGRGFAVVAAEVRMLARRSAEAAREIRGLISTSVQQVESSAGLIRSSGDGIASMANGIRGVASHVSDISHSVTEQQTGLQEISAAVQQLDQITQRNASMAGNALHQAQALESRAHTLSQAVRNFRLQQGTADEAVALVERAAALHGGYSREAFLRTVSDPAQPYHDRDMYVFALDAAGTYRAFGGNPAKVGSCVQDIPGVAGEQLLHAIVTQAERAPGWVEYDITHPTTGTVQTKMSFVRRAGDLYLGCGVYKSLAAAA; encoded by the coding sequence ATGGCAGATTTGTTCATTCTGCGACCAGGCATCTGGCTGATGCGTCGTCTGCGCTTTAGCGCCAAATTGGCCCTGCTGGCTGGTGTCGCCGTGCTGGCGCAAATGCTTGTTGCAGGCGTGCAGGGGCTGGGTTCGCAGGTGCACTGGTGGGTGTCCGGCTTGGCTGTGTTGGCGGTCGTGTATCTGGCAGTCGCCTTGCGGATCAGCGTGATCCAGGACATGCGGCAGTTGAGCATGTCAATGCATCGGGCGGCACATGGCGATCTGTGCGCGCGCGTGCAGCTGAAGGGTGCGGATGAACTGGCGCACATGGGCTTGCAACTCGATCGCATGGTGCTCACGTTGTCCGCCATGGTGGCCGACATACGCAGCAACGCCGCCTTGGTCGCGCATGCGGGGCAGACCCTGGCGTCGGACAACCTGGAGCTCGCAGGCCGCACCGAGCAGCAGGCGGCAAGCCTGCAGCAGACGGTTGCCAGCGTGGCCCAGCTGTCCTCTGCAGTGAATGGCAACGCACAGACCGCGGGCGTGGCGGATCAACATGCCATTGAGCTGCGCACCATGGCCGAGGCCGGCACGCAGGCCATGGCGCGTGCCGTGGATTCGGTTCAGGGTATTCAGAATGATGCCCGTCGCATGGGCGAGATCATTCAGGTGATCGACAGCATTGCCTTTCAGACCAATATCCTGGCCCTCAATGCGGCCGTCGAAGCCGCCCGGGCAGGGGAACAGGGCCGAGGGTTTGCCGTCGTGGCGGCCGAGGTACGCATGCTTGCGCGTCGGTCCGCCGAGGCGGCACGCGAGATCCGCGGACTGATCAGCACCTCGGTACAACAGGTCGAGAGCAGTGCCGGCCTGATTCGCAGCTCCGGCGACGGTATTGCTTCCATGGCGAACGGCATTCGTGGCGTGGCGAGCCATGTGAGTGATATTTCGCATTCGGTGACCGAACAGCAGACCGGTCTGCAAGAAATCAGCGCGGCGGTGCAGCAGCTTGACCAAATCACCCAGCGCAACGCGTCCATGGCGGGCAATGCCCTGCATCAAGCCCAGGCACTGGAAAGTCGTGCCCACACCCTGTCACAGGCCGTGCGGAATTTCCGCCTGCAGCAGGGTACGGCCGATGAAGCAGTGGCCTTGGTCGAACGAGCGGCAGCGCTGCACGGTGGCTATTCGCGCGAGGCCTTTCTGCGCACCGTGAGCGATCCTGCGCAGCCCTACCATGACCGCGACATGTATGTGTTTGCCCTGGATGCCGCCGGAACCTACCGAGCATTTGGCGGTAACCCCGCTAAGGTTGGCAGCTGCGTACAGGACATCCCTGGGGTTGCGGGCGAACAGCTGCTGCACGCCATCGTGACTCAGGCCGAGCGGGCACCGGGTTGGGTGGAATACGACATCACGCACCCGACAACGGGCACGGTTCAAACCAAGATGTCCTTTGTGCGGCGCGCGGGGGATTTGTATCTTGGTTGCGGGGTCTACAAATCGCTCGCGGCTGCGGCGTAG
- the dapD gene encoding 2,3,4,5-tetrahydropyridine-2,6-dicarboxylate N-succinyltransferase, which produces MTQQLQTLIDNAWDNRASLAPGAAPKEIEDAVEHVIAELNNGQLRVATREGVGQWTVHQWIKKAVLLSFRLKDNAVMRAGDLAFFDKVPPKFSHLTPDEMAATGVRVVPPAVARRGSFIAKGAILMPSYVNIGAYVDEGTMVDTWATVGSCAQVGKHVHLSGGVGLGGVLEPLQAGPTIIEDNCFIGARSEIVEGVIVEENSVISMGVYIGKSTPIYDRATGETTYGRVPAGSVVVSGNLPKDGGRYSMYAAIIVKKVDAKTRASTSLNDLLRD; this is translated from the coding sequence ATGACACAACAACTGCAGACCCTGATAGACAACGCCTGGGACAACCGCGCCAGCCTGGCGCCCGGTGCCGCCCCCAAAGAGATCGAAGATGCCGTCGAGCATGTGATTGCCGAGCTCAACAACGGCCAGTTGCGCGTGGCCACGCGTGAAGGCGTGGGCCAGTGGACGGTGCACCAGTGGATCAAAAAGGCCGTGCTGCTGTCCTTCCGCCTGAAGGACAACGCCGTCATGCGCGCCGGCGACCTGGCCTTCTTCGACAAGGTGCCGCCAAAGTTCTCCCATCTCACGCCCGACGAGATGGCCGCCACCGGCGTGCGCGTGGTGCCGCCGGCCGTGGCGCGCCGCGGCAGCTTCATCGCCAAGGGTGCCATCCTCATGCCCAGCTACGTGAACATCGGCGCCTATGTGGATGAGGGCACCATGGTCGATACCTGGGCCACCGTGGGCTCCTGCGCCCAGGTGGGCAAGCATGTGCACCTGTCGGGCGGCGTGGGCTTGGGCGGTGTGCTGGAGCCGCTGCAGGCCGGCCCCACCATCATCGAGGACAACTGCTTCATCGGCGCGCGCTCCGAGATCGTCGAGGGCGTGATCGTCGAGGAAAACTCCGTCATCTCCATGGGCGTGTACATCGGCAAGAGCACCCCGATCTACGACCGCGCCACGGGCGAAACCACCTACGGCCGAGTGCCGGCGGGCTCGGTCGTGGTCAGTGGCAACCTGCCCAAGGATGGCGGGCGCTACAGCATGTACGCCGCCATCATCGTCAAGAAGGTGGACGCCAAGACGCGCGCCTCCACCAGCCTGAACGACCTGTTGCGCGATTGA
- the rsxB gene encoding electron transport complex subunit RsxB, translated as MSTVEAELPSLSSTEALRALAARINAALPQTQCTRCGYPDCAAYALAVASGEAGINQCPPGGAQGIARLATITGRPIEPLSAEHGQEAPRTVAVIDENWCIGCTLCIKACPTDAILGLNKRMHTVIAPHCTGCELCVPACPVDCIRMENISGEATGWAAWSALQADQARTRYLFRQERLQREQQTQIMPESTDRQSPADPPEAAAAVETATKQAAIATALARARARR; from the coding sequence ATGTCCACCGTCGAGGCCGAGCTGCCGTCGCTGTCATCGACAGAGGCGCTGCGGGCCCTGGCGGCACGCATCAACGCCGCCCTGCCCCAGACCCAGTGCACGCGCTGCGGCTATCCCGACTGCGCTGCATACGCCCTGGCCGTCGCCAGTGGCGAGGCCGGCATCAACCAATGCCCGCCCGGAGGCGCCCAGGGCATTGCGCGCCTGGCGACCATCACAGGCCGCCCGATTGAGCCCTTGAGTGCCGAGCATGGTCAGGAAGCACCTCGCACCGTGGCCGTCATCGACGAAAACTGGTGCATAGGCTGCACGCTGTGCATCAAGGCCTGCCCCACGGATGCGATCCTGGGCCTGAACAAGCGCATGCACACCGTCATTGCCCCGCATTGCACGGGCTGCGAACTGTGCGTTCCCGCCTGCCCCGTGGACTGCATTCGCATGGAAAACATCAGCGGCGAGGCCACAGGCTGGGCCGCCTGGTCAGCCTTGCAAGCCGATCAGGCCCGTACCCGCTATCTGTTCCGGCAAGAACGCCTGCAGCGGGAGCAGCAGACGCAGATCATGCCGGAGTCCACGGACAGACAGTCACCAGCCGATCCGCCTGAGGCGGCAGCTGCTGTGGAAACCGCCACCAAGCAAGCCGCCATCGCTACCGCATTGGCCCGTGCGCGAGCCAGGCGCTGA
- the dusA gene encoding tRNA dihydrouridine(20/20a) synthase DusA, whose amino-acid sequence MSVAPMMDWTDRHCRHLHRLLSRHTLLYTEMVTTGALLHGDVPRHLRFGEAEHPVALQLGGSEPADLAQAARLGAQWGYDEINLNCGCPSERVQRGAFGACLMNEPHLVADCVKAMRDMVDIPVTVKHRIGIDQGEDYGFVRDFVGTVADAGCTVFIVHARNAWLKGLSPKENREIPPLRYDVAARLKADFPYLTIAINGGFQTDAAVQEQLAHVDGVMVGREAYHNPWWLARWDELFFGAAPGLLTREQVEEDMVAYMEREAVEHGTHWYAIARHMLGLRHGLPGARRWRQVWSDHRLKTLPARDVMTLARTRPPTT is encoded by the coding sequence ATGTCCGTTGCGCCGATGATGGACTGGACCGACAGGCATTGCCGCCACCTGCACCGCCTGCTGTCGCGCCACACCCTGCTCTATACCGAGATGGTGACCACCGGCGCGCTGCTGCATGGCGACGTGCCGCGCCACCTGCGCTTTGGCGAGGCCGAGCACCCCGTGGCGCTGCAGCTGGGCGGCAGCGAGCCCGCCGACCTGGCGCAGGCCGCCCGCCTGGGCGCGCAATGGGGCTATGACGAGATCAACCTGAACTGCGGCTGCCCCAGCGAGCGCGTGCAGCGCGGCGCCTTTGGCGCCTGCCTGATGAACGAGCCGCACCTGGTGGCCGACTGCGTGAAAGCCATGCGGGACATGGTGGACATTCCCGTCACCGTGAAGCACCGCATAGGCATAGACCAGGGGGAAGACTATGGTTTTGTGCGCGACTTTGTCGGCACCGTGGCCGACGCGGGTTGCACCGTGTTCATCGTGCATGCGCGCAATGCCTGGCTCAAGGGCCTGTCACCGAAGGAAAACCGTGAGATTCCGCCCCTGCGCTACGACGTCGCCGCACGCCTGAAGGCCGACTTCCCGTACCTGACCATTGCCATCAACGGCGGCTTTCAGACCGATGCCGCCGTCCAGGAACAGCTGGCGCATGTCGATGGCGTGATGGTGGGCCGCGAGGCCTATCACAACCCCTGGTGGTTGGCCCGCTGGGACGAGCTGTTCTTTGGTGCGGCGCCGGGCCTGCTGACACGCGAGCAGGTCGAGGAAGACATGGTGGCCTACATGGAGCGCGAGGCCGTAGAACACGGCACGCATTGGTACGCGATTGCGCGCCACATGCTGGGCCTGCGCCATGGTCTGCCCGGTGCGCGCCGCTGGCGCCAGGTGTGGAGCGACCATCGCCTGAAGACACTGCCGGCGCGCGATGTCATGACCCTGGCGCGCACCAGGCCACCAACGACGTGA
- a CDS encoding polyhydroxyalkanoate depolymerase gives MLYTIYESQRSLMEPFADLAQAAAKFYSNPLSPLSETPLAQRLSAGYDLMHRLGKDYEKPEFGIRTVDVDGVSCAIHERIEIDKPFCELRRFKRFSDDPDTLLKLKVQPVVLIVAPLSGHYATLLRDTVRSMLQGHKVYITDWKNARTVPMSEGDFHLDDYVNYVQEFIRHLQEKYGNCHVMSVCQPTVPVLAAVSLMASRGETTPLSMTMMGGPIDARRSPTAVNNLASKRSYSWFENNVIYRVPSNFPGAGRRVYPGFMQHMGFVAMNPDRHATSHYDYFRDLIQGAGASAEAHRKFYDEYNAVLDMDAHYYLETIKTVFQDYSLVNGTWDVRAPSGELQRVRPQDITTTALLTVEGELDDISGCGQTEAAQGLCSGIPPERRTHYEVKGAGHYGIFSGRRWRTHVYTQVRDFILANQPSQPAAAARVQRARSA, from the coding sequence ATGCTGTACACCATCTACGAATCCCAGCGCTCCCTGATGGAGCCCTTTGCCGATCTGGCACAAGCGGCCGCCAAGTTCTACAGCAATCCGCTGTCGCCCCTCAGTGAGACGCCACTGGCCCAGCGCCTGTCCGCCGGCTACGATCTCATGCATCGCCTGGGCAAGGACTATGAAAAGCCCGAGTTTGGCATCCGTACCGTGGACGTGGACGGTGTCAGCTGCGCCATTCACGAGCGCATCGAAATCGACAAGCCGTTCTGCGAGCTGCGCCGTTTCAAGCGCTTCTCCGACGATCCGGACACCTTGCTCAAGCTCAAGGTACAACCCGTGGTGCTCATCGTCGCGCCGCTTTCCGGGCATTACGCCACGCTGCTGCGCGACACGGTGCGCTCCATGCTGCAGGGCCACAAGGTCTATATCACCGACTGGAAAAACGCACGCACCGTGCCCATGTCCGAGGGCGACTTCCACCTCGACGACTATGTGAACTACGTACAGGAGTTCATTCGTCACCTGCAGGAAAAATACGGCAACTGCCATGTGATGAGCGTCTGCCAGCCAACGGTGCCGGTGCTCGCCGCGGTGTCGCTGATGGCCAGCCGGGGCGAAACCACGCCGCTGTCCATGACCATGATGGGCGGCCCGATCGACGCGCGTCGCTCGCCCACGGCGGTGAACAACCTCGCCTCCAAACGTAGCTATTCATGGTTTGAAAACAACGTCATCTACCGCGTGCCGAGCAATTTCCCGGGAGCGGGTCGTCGCGTCTATCCGGGTTTCATGCAGCACATGGGCTTCGTGGCCATGAATCCCGATCGCCACGCGACCAGCCACTACGACTACTTCAGGGATTTGATCCAGGGTGCCGGCGCCAGCGCCGAGGCCCACCGCAAGTTCTATGACGAGTACAACGCCGTGCTCGACATGGACGCCCACTATTACCTGGAGACCATCAAGACCGTTTTCCAGGACTACAGCCTGGTCAACGGCACCTGGGATGTGCGCGCGCCCAGCGGTGAGCTCCAGCGCGTGCGCCCGCAGGACATCACCACCACGGCGCTGCTGACCGTCGAGGGCGAACTCGACGACATCTCCGGCTGCGGCCAGACCGAGGCCGCACAGGGCCTGTGCAGCGGCATTCCCCCCGAACGCCGCACGCACTACGAAGTCAAGGGTGCGGGCCACTACGGCATCTTCAGCGGCCGGCGCTGGCGCACGCATGTGTACACCCAGGTGCGCGACTTCATTCTCGCCAACCAACCCAGCCAGCCAGCTGCGGCCGCGCGCGTGCAGCGTGCGCGCAGCGCCTGA